In Halomonas alkalicola, the following proteins share a genomic window:
- a CDS encoding ATP-binding protein, with translation MTPPYLPRLIRDRVLESLADTPVVCLLGPRQVGKTTLAQRIDPERTYLNLDDATLLEAARQDPLGFVEGLPERVTLDEVQRAPELLLAIKSMVDRDRQPGRFLLTGSANLLLLPKAQDSLAGRMEVIYLHPLTEQEKRVSASTLLGALLEGQLTPRMVADTTPLAPTAEVLCQGGYPEPNRRAPHRARQWYRQYLQAIVQRDVRDIAAIQDEDGMLRLMELLAYRTACLLNVSNLSKELGMERATVAKYLGILERLFLIQQLPAWHRNHAKRLIKSPKLHLVDTGLAAALGRLGPEQWLTEAERFGSLLESHVVEQLIAQASWVDQELRFSHYRDKDQVEVDLVIERGQELWGVEVKRAASVQAKDAAGLARLADQAGKGFRGGMLLYTGRHCLKLQVPGCFAVPIGMLWGEEPGKTISSEEALQALADQGQDLDMGY, from the coding sequence ATGACACCACCCTATCTTCCACGACTGATTCGCGATCGAGTGCTCGAGTCTCTCGCCGATACGCCGGTGGTCTGCCTGTTGGGGCCACGGCAGGTGGGCAAGACAACGCTCGCCCAGCGCATCGACCCCGAACGCACCTATCTGAACCTGGATGATGCGACGCTGCTGGAAGCGGCTCGGCAGGATCCGCTCGGCTTCGTCGAGGGGTTGCCTGAACGCGTCACTCTGGACGAGGTGCAGCGCGCCCCTGAGCTGCTGCTGGCCATCAAGTCGATGGTGGATCGGGATCGCCAGCCAGGCCGGTTCCTGCTGACAGGCTCAGCCAACCTGCTGTTGCTTCCCAAGGCACAGGATTCCCTGGCGGGTCGCATGGAGGTCATCTACTTGCATCCGCTGACCGAACAGGAGAAGCGCGTGAGTGCTTCGACCCTGCTCGGCGCGCTGCTGGAGGGTCAGTTAACGCCCAGGATGGTGGCAGACACCACCCCCCTCGCCCCCACGGCAGAGGTGCTCTGCCAAGGCGGCTACCCTGAACCCAACCGCCGGGCGCCCCATCGGGCACGCCAGTGGTATCGCCAGTATCTCCAAGCCATCGTGCAGCGCGACGTGCGGGATATCGCCGCCATTCAGGACGAAGACGGGATGCTGCGGCTGATGGAGCTGTTGGCCTACCGCACTGCCTGCCTGCTCAACGTCAGCAATCTGAGCAAGGAACTGGGAATGGAGCGCGCCACCGTCGCCAAGTACCTTGGCATCCTGGAGCGCCTCTTCCTGATCCAGCAGCTACCTGCCTGGCATCGCAATCACGCCAAACGACTGATCAAGAGCCCCAAGCTGCACCTGGTCGATACCGGCCTTGCCGCGGCACTGGGGCGCCTGGGTCCGGAGCAGTGGCTCACCGAGGCAGAGCGCTTCGGTTCCCTGCTGGAAAGCCATGTGGTCGAGCAGTTGATCGCCCAGGCCTCCTGGGTCGATCAGGAGCTGCGCTTTTCACACTACCGGGACAAGGATCAGGTAGAGGTTGATCTTGTTATCGAGCGGGGTCAGGAGCTCTGGGGGGTTGAAGTCAAGCGCGCCGCCAGCGTCCAAGCCAAGGACGCCGCCGGGCTCGCCAGGCTTGCCGACCAGGCCGGCAAGGGATTCCGCGGGGGCATGCTGCTCTACACCGGCCGCCACTGCCTCAAGCTGCAGGTGCCGGGATGCTTCGCCGTTCCCATCGGCATGCTGTGGGGCGAGGAGCCCGGGAAGACCATCTCCAGCGAGGAAGCGTTACAAGCCTTGGCCGATCAGGGGCAAGACCTAGATATGGGGTACTGA
- a CDS encoding saccharopine dehydrogenase family protein, giving the protein MSKVLIIGAGGVGGVVTHKCAQHPEVFSEIMLASRNEAKCQAIAAQLDRPIQTAQVDADSVDDLVKLIESFKPDVLIHVALPYQDLTIMEACLKTGVPYLDTANYEHPDEAKFEYKEQWAFQERYKEAGNMATLGCGFDPGMTNIYCAYAQKNLFDEIHRIDILDANGGDHGYPFATNFNPEINIREITAKGRYWEKGEWKETDPLAVKRTFDFDGIGEKDIYLLYHEELESLCQNIKGLERIRFWMTFSEKYITHLKVLENVGMTSIEPIEVGGAKIAPLEFLKAVLPDPASLGPRTKGKTNIGIIADGIKDGKRRKVHIYNICDHEKCYEEVKSQAISYTTGVPAVTGAMLMLEGIWKGAGVFNVEQLDPDPFMARIGEMGLPWQVVELDPDHDPLA; this is encoded by the coding sequence ATGAGCAAAGTCCTGATTATTGGCGCCGGCGGCGTCGGCGGCGTGGTGACCCACAAGTGCGCCCAGCACCCCGAGGTCTTCAGCGAGATCATGCTGGCCAGCCGCAACGAAGCGAAGTGCCAGGCGATCGCCGCCCAGCTGGATCGCCCGATCCAGACCGCCCAGGTGGACGCCGACAGCGTCGATGACCTGGTCAAGCTGATCGAGTCGTTCAAGCCCGACGTGCTGATCCACGTGGCCCTGCCCTATCAGGACCTGACCATCATGGAGGCCTGCCTGAAGACCGGCGTGCCCTACCTCGACACCGCCAACTACGAGCATCCCGACGAGGCGAAGTTCGAGTACAAGGAGCAGTGGGCCTTCCAGGAGCGCTACAAGGAGGCCGGCAACATGGCCACCCTGGGCTGCGGCTTCGACCCGGGCATGACCAACATCTACTGCGCCTACGCGCAGAAGAACCTGTTCGACGAGATCCACCGCATCGACATCCTGGACGCCAACGGCGGTGACCACGGCTACCCCTTCGCCACCAACTTCAACCCCGAGATCAACATTCGCGAGATCACCGCGAAGGGTCGCTACTGGGAGAAGGGCGAGTGGAAGGAGACCGACCCGCTGGCGGTGAAGCGCACCTTCGACTTCGACGGCATCGGCGAGAAGGACATCTACCTCCTCTACCACGAGGAGCTCGAGTCCCTGTGCCAGAACATCAAGGGCCTGGAGCGCATCCGCTTCTGGATGACCTTCTCCGAGAAGTACATCACCCACCTCAAGGTGCTCGAGAACGTCGGCATGACCAGCATCGAGCCGATCGAGGTAGGTGGCGCCAAGATCGCCCCGCTGGAGTTTCTCAAGGCGGTGCTGCCCGACCCGGCCTCGCTGGGCCCGCGCACCAAGGGCAAGACCAACATCGGCATCATCGCCGACGGCATCAAGGACGGTAAGCGTCGCAAGGTGCACATCTACAACATCTGCGACCACGAGAAGTGCTACGAGGAGGTCAAGTCCCAGGCGATCTCCTACACCACCGGCGTGCCGGCAGTGACCGGCGCCATGCTGATGCTGGAAGGGATCTGGAAGGGCGCGGGCGTGTTCAACGTCGAGCAGCTCGACCCCGACCCCTTCATGGCGCGCATCGGCGAGATGGGGCTGCCCTGGCAGGTGGTCGAGCTCGACCCCGACCACGACCCCCTGGCCTGA
- the nspC gene encoding carboxynorspermidine decarboxylase, producing the protein MANAREQGLDFDLNFDVMACPSPAYVVDDALLRRNLELLGQVQARSGARILLALKGFAMWNTFPLVRQYLVGTTASGQDEARLGAETFGGEVHCYSPAFTEEEMAVVLRYADHLSFNSPGQWRRFRETIAAAPRRVSCGMRVNPEHSTGAVPLYDPCAPGSRLGTRAADLTPEVVEGLEGLHFHTLCEQNSDDLESTLAAFEERFGHYLAGLKWVNFGGGHHITRADYDVERLVRVICGFRERHPHLTVYLEPGEAIALNTGYLVCSVLDIVENDGPIAILDTSATAHMPDVLEMPYRPHIIGGGEPNEKAHTYRLGGMTCLAGDVIGDYSFDAPLEIGDRLVFTDMAHYTMVKTTTFNGIRLPSICRIDEASREVSTVRTFGYVDYMQRLS; encoded by the coding sequence ATGGCGAATGCACGCGAGCAGGGCCTGGACTTCGATCTCAATTTCGACGTTATGGCCTGCCCCTCACCGGCCTATGTGGTGGACGACGCCCTCCTGCGCCGCAACCTGGAGCTGCTCGGGCAGGTCCAGGCGCGCAGCGGTGCGCGCATCCTGCTGGCCCTGAAGGGCTTCGCCATGTGGAACACCTTCCCGCTGGTGCGCCAGTATCTGGTGGGCACCACGGCCAGCGGGCAGGACGAGGCGCGCCTGGGGGCGGAGACCTTCGGCGGCGAGGTGCACTGCTACTCGCCGGCCTTCACCGAGGAGGAGATGGCGGTGGTGCTGCGCTACGCCGACCACCTGAGCTTCAACTCCCCGGGCCAGTGGCGGCGCTTCCGCGAGACCATCGCGGCGGCGCCGCGCCGGGTCTCCTGTGGCATGCGGGTCAACCCCGAGCACTCCACCGGGGCGGTGCCGCTCTACGACCCCTGCGCGCCGGGTTCGCGGCTCGGCACCCGGGCGGCCGACCTCACCCCCGAGGTGGTGGAGGGGCTCGAGGGGCTGCACTTCCACACCCTGTGCGAGCAGAACAGCGACGATCTGGAGTCGACCCTGGCGGCCTTCGAGGAGCGCTTCGGCCACTACCTCGCCGGCCTGAAGTGGGTCAACTTCGGCGGCGGCCACCACATCACCCGCGCCGACTACGACGTCGAGCGGCTGGTGCGGGTGATCTGTGGCTTCCGGGAGCGGCATCCGCACCTGACGGTCTACCTGGAGCCGGGCGAGGCGATCGCGCTGAACACCGGCTACCTGGTCTGCTCGGTGCTGGATATCGTCGAGAATGACGGCCCCATCGCCATCCTCGACACCTCCGCCACGGCGCACATGCCCGACGTGCTGGAGATGCCCTACCGCCCGCACATCATCGGCGGCGGTGAGCCGAACGAGAAGGCCCACACCTACCGCCTGGGGGGCATGACCTGCCTCGCCGGCGACGTGATCGGCGACTACTCGTTCGATGCGCCGCTTGAGATCGGCGACCGCCTGGTGTTCACCGACATGGCCCACTACACCATGGTCAAGACCACCACCTTCAATGGCATCCGCCTGCCGTCGATCTGCCGCATCGACGAGGCGAGCCGCGAGGTGAGCACGGTCCGCACCTTCGGCTACGTGGACTACATGCAGCGGCTCAGCTGA
- a CDS encoding aspartate kinase — protein sequence MTQAARCRVYKFGGASIRDADAIRRLGSLLAEKAPRPRAMVVSAMGKTTNALEALLRAAREQDEAGYRHRLTAICEDHLGVAEALFGPGSSVADALEQRLAELDTAHAAHREAPYPFHYDQTVGMGELLSTTLVAAWLNAVGVATRWCDARALIVTDEHHQAAEIDWATTRERIASLAAECDEVLLTQGFIGATARGVMTTLGREGSDFSAAILAEALGADELTIWKDVPGLFNADPRRFANARQILSLSYAEALEQTWHGATVIHPRTLAPLQRAGIPLTVRSFLDPEAPPSTIGPEAGEGDRQPAFMLRDDQVLLDIAPRDGGFLDEALVAEVLARLAEADLHANLLDIEALRLRLVVDHRPERLDPLGNTLAERFALTRHDGLVLLTVRHPDEALMAALDAHRSRLVIRCNATTAQRLYPAAECPATWRIPD from the coding sequence ATGACGCAGGCCGCAAGGTGCAGGGTCTACAAGTTCGGCGGCGCCTCGATCCGGGACGCCGACGCCATTCGCCGGCTGGGCAGCCTGCTGGCCGAGAAGGCGCCGCGGCCCCGCGCCATGGTGGTCTCGGCCATGGGCAAGACCACCAACGCCCTGGAGGCGCTGCTGCGGGCGGCCCGCGAGCAGGACGAGGCGGGGTATCGCCATCGGCTCACGGCGATCTGCGAGGACCACCTCGGCGTGGCCGAGGCGCTGTTCGGCCCGGGCTCGAGCGTGGCCGACGCGCTGGAACAGCGGCTGGCCGAACTGGACACCGCCCACGCCGCCCACCGCGAGGCGCCCTACCCCTTCCACTACGACCAGACCGTGGGCATGGGCGAGCTGCTCTCCACCACCCTGGTGGCCGCCTGGCTCAACGCGGTCGGCGTGGCGACCCGCTGGTGCGACGCCCGGGCGCTGATCGTCACCGACGAGCATCATCAGGCGGCCGAGATCGACTGGGCGACCACCCGAGAGCGCATCGCCTCGCTTGCCGCCGAGTGCGACGAGGTGCTGCTGACCCAGGGCTTCATCGGCGCCACCGCCAGGGGCGTCATGACTACCCTGGGCCGCGAGGGCTCCGACTTCAGCGCGGCGATCCTCGCTGAGGCCCTGGGTGCCGACGAGCTGACCATCTGGAAGGACGTGCCGGGGCTCTTCAACGCCGACCCGCGGCGCTTCGCCAATGCGCGCCAGATTCTCAGCCTGAGCTACGCGGAGGCCCTGGAGCAGACCTGGCACGGCGCCACGGTGATCCACCCGCGCACCCTGGCCCCGCTGCAGCGGGCCGGCATCCCGCTGACGGTGCGCTCCTTCCTGGACCCCGAGGCCCCGCCCAGCACCATCGGCCCCGAGGCGGGCGAAGGCGACCGCCAGCCCGCCTTCATGCTGCGCGACGACCAGGTGCTGCTCGATATCGCCCCCCGGGACGGCGGCTTCCTCGACGAGGCGCTGGTGGCCGAGGTGCTGGCCCGGCTCGCCGAGGCCGACCTGCACGCCAACCTGCTCGACATCGAGGCGCTGCGCCTGCGCCTGGTGGTCGACCACCGGCCCGAAAGGCTCGACCCCCTAGGGAATACGCTGGCGGAACGCTTCGCGCTGACCCGCCACGATGGCCTGGTGCTGCTCACGGTGCGCCACCCCGATGAGGCGCTGATGGCCGCCCTCGACGCCCATAGGAGCCGGCTCGTCATACGCTGCAACGCCACCACCGCCCAGCGGCTCTACCCCGCCGCCGAGTGTCCCGCCACCTGGCGGATTCCCGACTGA
- the ybiO gene encoding mechanosensitive channel protein produces the protein MRALPLMLGWLLIALLALAGPAQAQPAAPDGQPSANAALADLLENEQSRQQLIDQLRGAADAAAVEPPPEQAQLSLPRQLAEITSHVASDIGSQFTAIVGAIGGMFDSDLESTFDVEAFTSAAINLGLVILATFVLFMAFRRLARPLFTGVSQWSQSGEGLTPVLRLVICVALAAVVDVLIVAFAYLGGNLIATFAIGETGELSTRASLFLNAFLVIELLKAAVRMLFASRYEGLRLLPISAEEASYWNRWIARLIGLVGYGLMVVVPLVNAYVSPAVGQGLGTLIMVGAFLYAVIVVLKNRRRLRDAINAKAAQTTMTASRISLQLFARTWHLFALAYFVMVLTVTLTRPVDALPFVLFATLKTIAAVVVGLLVSSFLTQTIGRRIRLSDDLRLKLPLLEPRLNSYVPNALRLIRTVIVVLVIMLVLDAWGAFDLAAWYASEAGSGLVGKLVSVAMILVIAIGAWLGLASLIEHKLNPETGTGEPDARAKTLLTLFRNALAIALITMTAMIVLAEIGINIGPLIAGAGVLGLAIGFGAQKLVQDIITGIFIQVENAMNTGDVVTVGGITGTAERLSIRSVGIRDVNGTYHIVPFSSVDTVSNYMREFGYHVGEYGIAYRESIDDAIVALREAFDELAAGDDHKMNILAPLEVAGVTALADSSVNIRVRIKTTPGNQWAVGRAYNRLVKLHFDGKGIETPFPHTTLYFGVGKEGEAPPANLRIMQQNYDIDGRPGGQPRSGESSRAGEEDPRSKPNPEFKGDFDED, from the coding sequence ATGCGAGCCCTACCCCTGATGCTCGGCTGGCTGCTGATCGCCCTGCTGGCGCTCGCCGGGCCGGCGCAGGCCCAGCCCGCCGCACCGGACGGCCAACCCTCGGCCAATGCCGCCCTGGCCGACCTGCTCGAGAACGAGCAGAGCCGCCAGCAGCTGATCGACCAGCTGCGCGGCGCCGCCGATGCCGCGGCCGTCGAGCCGCCGCCGGAGCAGGCCCAGCTATCCCTCCCCCGCCAGCTGGCCGAGATCACCAGCCACGTGGCCAGCGATATCGGCAGCCAGTTCACGGCCATCGTCGGTGCCATCGGCGGCATGTTCGACAGCGACCTGGAGAGCACCTTCGACGTGGAGGCCTTCACCAGCGCCGCCATCAACCTGGGCCTGGTGATTCTTGCCACCTTCGTGCTGTTCATGGCCTTCCGCCGCCTGGCCCGGCCCCTGTTCACCGGCGTCAGCCAGTGGTCACAGAGCGGCGAGGGGCTGACGCCGGTGCTACGCCTGGTGATCTGCGTGGCGCTGGCCGCGGTGGTCGATGTGCTGATCGTCGCCTTCGCCTACCTGGGCGGCAACCTGATCGCCACCTTCGCCATCGGCGAGACCGGCGAGCTCTCCACCCGCGCCTCGCTCTTCCTCAACGCCTTCCTGGTGATCGAACTGCTCAAGGCGGCGGTGCGCATGCTGTTCGCCTCTCGCTACGAGGGGCTTCGCCTGCTGCCGATCTCCGCGGAAGAGGCCTCCTACTGGAACCGCTGGATCGCCCGCCTGATCGGCCTGGTGGGCTACGGCCTGATGGTGGTGGTGCCCCTGGTCAACGCCTATGTCTCGCCGGCCGTGGGCCAGGGCCTGGGCACCCTGATCATGGTGGGGGCCTTCCTCTACGCGGTGATCGTGGTGCTCAAGAACCGCCGGCGCCTGCGCGATGCCATCAACGCCAAGGCGGCGCAGACCACCATGACCGCCAGCCGCATCTCGCTGCAGCTCTTTGCGCGCACCTGGCACCTCTTCGCCCTGGCCTACTTCGTCATGGTGCTGACGGTGACCCTGACGCGCCCGGTGGACGCCCTGCCCTTCGTGCTCTTCGCCACCCTGAAGACCATCGCCGCCGTGGTGGTGGGCCTGCTGGTCTCCAGCTTCCTGACCCAGACCATCGGCCGGCGCATCCGGCTCTCCGATGACCTGCGTCTCAAGCTGCCGCTGCTGGAGCCGCGCCTCAACAGCTATGTGCCCAACGCCCTGCGGCTGATCCGCACCGTCATCGTGGTGCTGGTGATCATGCTGGTGCTGGACGCCTGGGGCGCCTTCGACCTGGCCGCCTGGTACGCCTCCGAGGCGGGCAGCGGCCTGGTCGGCAAGCTGGTCAGCGTGGCGATGATCCTGGTGATCGCCATTGGCGCCTGGCTTGGCCTGGCCAGCCTGATCGAGCACAAGCTCAACCCCGAGACCGGCACCGGCGAGCCCGATGCCCGCGCCAAGACCCTGCTGACACTGTTCCGCAACGCCCTGGCCATCGCCCTGATCACCATGACGGCGATGATCGTGCTGGCCGAGATCGGCATCAATATCGGTCCGCTGATCGCCGGTGCCGGTGTGCTGGGCCTGGCCATCGGCTTCGGCGCCCAGAAGCTGGTCCAGGACATCATCACCGGCATCTTCATCCAGGTGGAGAACGCCATGAACACCGGTGACGTGGTGACCGTGGGCGGCATCACCGGCACCGCCGAGCGCCTGAGCATCCGCTCGGTGGGCATCCGCGACGTCAACGGCACCTACCACATCGTGCCCTTCTCCAGCGTGGACACCGTCTCCAACTACATGCGCGAGTTCGGCTACCACGTGGGCGAGTACGGCATCGCCTACCGCGAGAGCATCGACGACGCCATCGTGGCGCTGCGCGAGGCCTTCGACGAGCTGGCGGCCGGCGACGACCACAAGATGAACATCCTCGCCCCGCTGGAGGTGGCCGGCGTCACCGCCCTGGCGGACAGCTCGGTGAACATCCGCGTGCGCATCAAGACCACCCCGGGCAACCAGTGGGCCGTGGGGCGCGCCTACAACCGCCTGGTCAAGCTGCACTTCGACGGCAAGGGCATCGAGACCCCCTTCCCCCACACCACCCTCTACTTCGGCGTGGGCAAGGAGGGCGAGGCGCCTCCCGCCAACCTGCGCATCATGCAGCAGAACTACGACATCGACGGGCGCCCCGGCGGCCAGCCCCGCTCCGGCGAGAGCAGCCGCGCGGGCGAGGAGGACCCGCGCTCGAAGCCCAACCCCGAGTTCAAGGGGGACTTCGACGAGGACTGA
- a CDS encoding heme biosynthesis HemY N-terminal domain-containing protein, whose translation MILLVVLGLALGALFGQLMMAVPGYWLVRVGDTSFQTSFWFGLVILLAGFLVLHFVLRLLGHLLHPVSNFKTWNGRARNRNAMKRTVRGLVALAEGRWKKAEKSLVKAADDSSTPLVNYLSAALAAHYQGRFDQADTLLKRAHLSTEGADTAVGMMQAQLMLDRQQYEEALAILTRLDRQLPNHPQVLKQLKQAYLSVSDWDGLRRLMPRLGAQQLISKEERDQLEQRAYRELIVREAREGSDIEKVRGLWADMPDHLRGNIDLIVLYAEALVRGRQEPIAERLLRHSLKEHWDSRLVLRYGLLDVDAARQLVTAEKWLQERPNDPDLLLTLGRLALRNAYWGKAQEYFEASQRQRPSGVVCAELARLYANLGEHNKSQLYYRQSVELLDKSLPSLPQPREDKDVLAEKTPSKAKPEDAAGKGGKPAGEKADEKKPA comes from the coding sequence CTGATCCTACTTGTCGTTCTGGGCCTGGCGCTCGGCGCGCTCTTCGGCCAGCTGATGATGGCGGTGCCCGGCTACTGGCTGGTGCGGGTCGGCGACACCTCCTTCCAGACCTCCTTCTGGTTCGGCCTGGTCATCCTGCTGGCCGGTTTCCTGGTGCTGCACTTCGTCCTGCGCCTGCTGGGGCATCTGCTCCATCCGGTCTCCAACTTCAAGACGTGGAACGGCCGCGCCCGCAACCGCAACGCCATGAAGCGTACCGTGCGCGGCCTGGTGGCCCTGGCCGAGGGGCGCTGGAAGAAAGCGGAGAAGTCGCTGGTCAAGGCGGCGGACGACTCCAGCACCCCGCTGGTCAACTACCTCTCCGCGGCGCTGGCGGCCCACTATCAGGGCCGCTTCGACCAGGCCGACACCCTGCTCAAGCGGGCGCACCTGAGCACCGAGGGGGCCGATACCGCGGTGGGCATGATGCAGGCCCAGCTGATGCTGGACCGCCAGCAGTACGAGGAGGCCCTGGCGATCCTCACCCGCCTGGACCGCCAGCTGCCCAACCATCCCCAGGTGCTCAAGCAGCTCAAGCAGGCCTACCTCAGCGTCAGCGACTGGGACGGCCTGCGCCGCCTGATGCCGCGCCTCGGCGCCCAGCAGTTGATCTCGAAGGAGGAGCGCGACCAGCTCGAGCAGCGCGCCTACCGTGAGCTGATCGTGCGCGAGGCCCGCGAGGGTAGCGATATCGAGAAGGTGCGCGGCCTGTGGGCCGACATGCCCGACCACCTGCGCGGCAACATCGACCTGATCGTGCTCTACGCCGAGGCGCTGGTGCGCGGTCGTCAGGAGCCCATCGCCGAGCGCCTGCTGCGCCACTCCCTCAAGGAGCACTGGGACAGCCGCCTGGTGCTGCGCTACGGCCTGCTCGACGTGGATGCCGCGCGCCAGCTGGTGACCGCCGAGAAGTGGCTGCAGGAGCGGCCCAACGACCCGGACCTGCTGCTGACGCTGGGTCGCCTGGCGCTGCGCAACGCTTACTGGGGCAAGGCCCAGGAGTACTTCGAGGCGAGCCAGCGCCAGCGCCCCAGCGGCGTGGTGTGTGCCGAGCTGGCGCGGCTCTACGCCAACCTGGGCGAGCACAACAAGAGCCAGCTCTACTATCGCCAGAGCGTGGAGCTGCTCGACAAGTCGCTGCCCTCGCTGCCCCAGCCCCGAGAGGACAAGGACGTGCTGGCCGAAAAGACGCCCTCGAAAGCCAAGCCCGAGGACGCCGCGGGCAAGGGCGGCAAGCCTGCGGGAGAGAAGGCCGACGAGAAGAAGCCGGCCTGA
- a CDS encoding uroporphyrinogen-III C-methyltransferase, with protein MSKQPHEQDEQKASDGAQSATSGGDAGKGNHQNRRRSRRYDKASQSAASQDSAQPAPAESPEPKPAAGNAAGKGDTPAQASGKSDATAAGSTPPPAKPAASQAASGEKAAGAADKGKPAEPRPVSGGSGAGAAARPAGGGDGKGGKAGLAAIVLVILLAIAVVLFGWQAWQKLEAQQARIAELESASGQFASAADLAGLESRLDEGERERDAALDAAIASLQGEFADYRGEVNQTLDRVLDELSSEQEADERDWLHAEAAYLLRLANQRLQLERDVEGSAALLRTADQRLREADNPALVPVRREIASELAALEAVPRVDRTGLWLALNAQQQQIARQPLSQEIEEVTVRSGITEAPSGTWQQQLSRFGQELKELVTIRHHDADLEALITPEQESYLRQSVRLVIEQSQLALLKEEQELFEASLDKALTLIEGYYDTSASGVQSVVERLGELKAAAIRPELPDISGSQQALATFIERRFESRRGDDAGES; from the coding sequence ATGAGCAAGCAACCACACGAGCAGGACGAACAGAAGGCGTCTGACGGCGCGCAATCGGCGACCTCGGGCGGCGACGCCGGGAAGGGCAATCACCAGAACCGGCGACGTTCGCGGCGCTACGACAAGGCCAGCCAGAGCGCGGCCTCCCAGGATTCGGCTCAGCCGGCTCCGGCGGAGAGCCCCGAGCCGAAGCCGGCGGCGGGCAACGCCGCCGGCAAGGGCGACACGCCGGCCCAGGCCTCAGGCAAGTCGGACGCCACGGCGGCCGGCAGCACGCCCCCGCCGGCCAAGCCGGCCGCCTCCCAGGCCGCCAGCGGCGAGAAGGCCGCCGGCGCTGCCGACAAGGGCAAGCCCGCCGAGCCCCGGCCGGTGTCTGGCGGCAGCGGTGCGGGTGCCGCGGCTCGCCCGGCTGGCGGCGGTGACGGCAAGGGCGGCAAGGCGGGCCTCGCCGCCATCGTGCTGGTGATCCTGCTGGCTATCGCCGTGGTGCTGTTCGGCTGGCAGGCGTGGCAGAAGCTCGAGGCCCAGCAGGCGCGCATCGCCGAGCTGGAGTCCGCCTCCGGTCAGTTCGCCAGCGCCGCCGACCTGGCGGGCCTGGAGAGCCGCCTGGACGAGGGCGAGCGCGAGCGCGACGCCGCCCTGGACGCCGCCATCGCCAGCCTGCAGGGCGAGTTCGCCGACTATCGCGGCGAGGTCAACCAGACCCTAGACCGGGTGCTCGACGAGCTCTCCAGCGAGCAGGAGGCCGACGAGCGCGACTGGCTGCACGCCGAGGCCGCCTACCTGCTGCGCCTGGCCAACCAGCGCCTGCAGCTCGAGCGCGACGTCGAGGGCTCAGCCGCCCTGCTGCGCACCGCCGACCAGCGCCTGCGCGAGGCGGATAACCCCGCCCTGGTGCCGGTACGCCGCGAGATCGCCAGCGAGCTGGCCGCCCTGGAGGCCGTGCCGCGGGTCGACCGCACCGGCCTGTGGCTGGCTCTCAACGCTCAGCAGCAGCAGATCGCCCGCCAGCCGCTCTCCCAGGAGATCGAGGAGGTCACCGTGCGCTCCGGCATCACGGAGGCGCCCAGCGGTACCTGGCAGCAGCAGCTCTCGCGCTTCGGCCAGGAGCTCAAGGAGCTGGTCACCATCCGCCACCATGACGCCGACCTGGAGGCGCTGATCACCCCCGAGCAGGAATCCTACCTGCGCCAGAGCGTGCGCCTGGTGATCGAGCAGTCCCAGCTGGCGCTGCTCAAGGAGGAGCAGGAGCTCTTCGAGGCGAGCCTCGACAAGGCCCTGACTCTGATCGAGGGCTACTACGACACCTCCGCCTCCGGCGTGCAGTCGGTCGTCGAGCGCCTGGGGGAGCTCAAGGCTGCTGCGATTCGCCCGGAGCTGCCGGACATCAGCGGCTCCCAGCAGGCCCTGGCCACCTTCATCGAGCGCCGCTTCGAGTCGCGCCGGGGAGATGACGCAGGAGAAAGCTGA